The Periplaneta americana isolate PAMFEO1 chromosome 2, P.americana_PAMFEO1_priV1, whole genome shotgun sequence genome has a window encoding:
- the LOC138714869 gene encoding zinc finger protein 501-like isoform X5 translates to MDVIKTESEIDSLAMQSETMNEGKRKQPQVVGKFLEEIVNDIKIEPPDVISDLVFNIKCEENKDFRTSSIVNNENEEESWNWDAVKKEFMSDMIEKNEDVTETPLQSYCHEDMKIHKSDLCDSSIDSFSITKDAESDNENCSLPDDTSSIHDLNVEFSNKSFNKLFPNQKQHKRKDSEVKSFTCSVCGKSFGKRYNLQAHEAIHRDDRPFKCDTCEKSFRKFHLLQRHESTHTSDKPFKCQICEKNFARLEYLRKHEATHTDEKHFKCNSCDKRFRQRHHLLVHELTHKDEKPLKCDICGKGFGNPHFFRLHNLTHSDGKPFKCEFCKKTFAHKHHFKQHMLIHTAEKKLYKCSFCDKSFTLNRYLVKHKQIHTNEKQYKCSYCDKSFAARYYYLKHISTHTKE, encoded by the exons ATGGACGTGATTAAAACAGAATCAGAGATTGATTCTCTGGCAATGCAAAGTGAAACAATGAATGAAGGAAAAAGGAAACAACCGCAAGTG GTTGGAAAATTCTTGGAAGAGATTGTGAATGATATTAAGATCGAACCACCTGACGTAATCAGTGATCTTGTATTCAACATCAAATGTGAAGAAAATAAAGATTTCAGAACATCATCTATTGTGAATAATGAGAATGAG GAAGAGTCGTGGAATTGGGATGCTGTGAAAAAGGAGTTTATGTCAGACATGATAGAAAAGAATGAAGACGTCACAGAGAC GCCCTTGCAGTCATATTGTCATGAAGATATGAAAATCCATAAAAGTGATCTCTGTGATTCATCAATAGATTCCTTCAGTATAACCAAGGATGCAGAATCGGATAATGAGAATTGTAGCCTACCAGACGATACCTCGAGCATACACGACTTAAATGTGGAATTTTCTAACAAGAGCTTTAATAAACTGTTCCCAAATCAAAAACAACATAAACGCAAGGACTCTGAAGTGAAGTCTTTCACATGCAGTGTTTGCGGGAAGAGTTTTGGAAAACGGTATAATCTTCAAGCACACGAAGCAATTCACCGGGATGACagacctttcaaatgcgatacaTGCGAAAAGAGTTTTCGTAAATTTCATCTTCTTCAGAGACATGAGTCAACGCACACAAGTGATAAGCCATTCAAATGCCAAATTTGCGAAAAGAACTTTGCTCGCTTGGAATATCTGCGAAAACACGAAGCAACTCATACAGACGAGAAGCATTTCAAGTGCAACTCTTGTGATAAAAGGTTTCGACAACGCCATCATCTTCTAGTTCACGAATTGACTCATAAAGATGAGAAACCTTTGAAATGTGACATTTGTGGGAAGGGTTTTGGAAATCCACATTTTTTTCGTCTGCACAATTTAACACATTCTGACGGCAAACCATTCAAGTGCGAATTTTGTAAAAAGACGTTCGCGCATAAGCATCATTTTAAACAGCACATGCTGATACACACAGCAGAGAAGAAGCTTTACAAATGCAGCTTTTGTGATAAGAGTTTTACTCTAAATCGTTATcttgtaaaacacaaacaaattcaCACAAATGAGAAACAATACAAATGCAGTTATTGTGATAAAAGTTTTGCAGCACGCTATTATTATCTGAAACACATTTCAACACATACAAAGGagtaa